The Onychomys torridus chromosome 9, mOncTor1.1, whole genome shotgun sequence genomic sequence TTGCTAAGATAAACGTACTAATTTCTTTAAATCAGCGGTATTTTCAAGGATCTAAATCAGGAGAGTGGCTTTTATACACCATTGTGATCAGAGATGCAAAAGTCATTAGTGAAGCTGTAATTCTAGGTCTTGAAAGGACAAAGAACTCATACCCTTAACTTCTTGGAACCTGTTGTATGTAGTAAAGGCGGAAATAAAAGCTCCCCCCCCCATTTTTCAATGGAGCGATTTTTTCTGAGGGTGGGAGAATACAAGGTAAAGTGAGagtcataataataaagaataaattattCTTAATCCTGCTCCTCGCTCAGTCCTTTATGAAGGCAAGGGAAGGCAGCTTCATCCCCTGCCGTGTCCCGACCCGCCCGGGCTTTCCGGTGCGACTCCCTGCCCACCAGGCTGATATCGGGGGGCTCCAAGGTCAGCGCCTGCGGCCCAAAGCGGGGTGGGAATCGCTGCAGACAGACGTGTTTGCAAAGCACTCGGCACCCCTGTAGACGGGACCGGCAGTCTCGCAATACTCCCCACCACTAGAGAGAGCCAACCCAAACACAGCAAACACAGCCAGCGGCCCCACGCCTACAGACACACCTCTTCCGCATCTTTTAAGGCAGTCAGGGTCGCCTGGTTGCCTTCCGGTAGACCTAGAAAGAGAGAGCGGAAGAGGCGGGGCGAGCAGCCAGCCGCTTCCGCAGAGGGCTTTCCGGATCTTGAGCGGTGCGGGCGTCGGGGCGTGCTCCTCTGCGGCCGCTTGGGGGCGCTCCTGCAGGCTTCAGGCTCTGTGCAGCTGGTCTGTGCAGGGGGACAGCCAGCTCGTGGCTGCACCATGGTCCACCTTAGTGAGTGCGCGGGGCTTCGGGGCGGGTGCGGGGAGCGGTGACCTGGGCTAGGGGCGGCCGCACTGCCTCAGAGTGGAATCTCGTCTCAGTCCGCTTTgctttcagacagggtcttactgtgtgacactggctggcctagaacgcACAATGGAAAGAcaagctggcttcgaacttaGACAGCAAACTCAGAGCTTGCCTCTGTCCCCCAAACGTGCTGTGATCAAAGGCGTGCTTCACCACGCCCGGCCTCTTTTCTCAGTTTTTACCTTAAAATCGTCGTAGAAATCGTTTCGCAGATGAGGCAGCTAAGGGTACGACAAGGTCACAACCTAGCAAGTGGCAGGGCCGTGTGGCGCGTGTTTGGGGAGAAGGAGGTGTGTCCGGGATGGAGTGGTTAAGCGGGGAAGTTTCACAGATAAGTTGGTGCCTAAGTCGGATGGAACAGATTGGAATTGAGAACACATCAGCAGGAGGAGGAATTGTACCTTTACCTTAGAGGACCTGTTTTGTGTCTTCTGTTTTTGCGTCCTAACCAGTTATTTCTCTACAGCAACCTTTCTCTGCAAAGCGTACCGTGGGGGCCACCTAACCATCCGCCTTGCTTTGGGTGGCTGCACCAACCGGCCCTTTTACCGCatcgtggcagctcacaacaagtGTCCCAGGGATGGCCGCTTCGTGGAGCAGCTGGGCTCCTATGATCCGATGCCCAACAGTAACGGAGAAAAGCTGGTTGCCCTCAACCTGGACCGGATCCGGCATTGGATTGGCTGTGGGGCTCAGCTCTCTAAGCCTATGGAGAAACTTCTGGGTAAACCGTCTCTGAGCTTAGATAATTTAAGAGGTTTTATACTGGGGTCAGCTCTAGGATAATGGAGAAGACGAGTGAGTTTCATTCTGTGGAAGCTGCTTTGCACAGGAGTGGAAGATGTAGTGATGCAATTGCCTTTTTTTAGATCTGGAGTCCCCCTTTGTGTACTGCTTTAGAAGACTTACGAGTGACTGGGATTTTGAGGGAAAAAATGGAActattgtgtctttttttttttttttaagcaagaacAGTGTTGGGAAGTAGACTGTGAGCTTGGCCTGGTTCTTGCCTATTGTGTGGGTCAGGTGTTGCATCTCAGTTCTGGGAAGCCGTGGCATGTGCAGCATTACAATGAAAATCCTGTTGCTttcaggtctttctggcttttacCCCCTGCACCCGATGATGATCACAAATGCTGAGAGACTTCGGAGGAAGAGAGCTCGGGAAGTTCTCTTAGCGTCCCAGAACACAGAACCGGAGCCTGGAGAAACAGAAGCAAGCTGATGGCCGTGCACACAGCTGTGGCTGCAAGGCCAAGGGCCTTCACAGTTCTTGCCTAGAGCTTTTTGTTGGGTTTAAGGATCAATAAATGGAGTTTTCCAAGTCCCGGTCTTCCAGCATAGCCTGAGCAGGGGTCAGCCAGATTTGTCGTCTGcccttagagctgggtgtggatACCTGCTAGGCTTCCTGCCTTACCTTGTGATTCAATGGGTACGGGGAGGTTTGGCCTTGGGGTAGGCCCTGATCACATGGGCAATGTGACAATGTGCTGCCTTTCAGTACCTCCCTGCTTCAGAGCTCTCAACCAAAATGTGCTCGGCCCATTCAGAagttttctttaagacagggtcttgctctgcgaccctggctggcatggaacttgtaACATGtgatatgtagaccagcctggccttgaacctgcagcCACCCTCCtgaccctctctcctgagtgctgggattacaggtagagCTGCTGTGCCTGGCCCACATCTTCCCTTTACTACTTGGGATCCTCCCAAAGCTCAAGAAGTTACCTTGTTTATTGCTTATGTTCGTAgagatttttattgtttcttgacATGTGATCTCAGGTTTACAGAGATGGGTTGTAAAAGTTGCTTTGGGGCTTTAATactttacttgtttgtttttgttttgttttttgagacagggtttctctgtgtaacagcccaggctgtcctggaattcattctgtagaccaggcctcaaactcagagagatctgcctgcataatactgggattaaaggcgtgctctgctgtctttttttttttttttttttggttgttgttgttttttaatacagggtttctctgtgtagctttgcgcctttcctggaactcgctttggaaaccaggctggcctcgaactcacagagatctgcctagctctgcctcccgagtgctgggattaaaggtgtgcgccaccgctgcccggctctACTGTCTTTTAAGAGAGTAGTTAGAAGGAAGCTAATGCAAAGCCCCTTCATATAGTCAACTCTGTACTGAGAAGTTGCTTGTGTATTACAAGTATCACAACCACAAGTCAGTTATATCCATGTATACAGATGAGGAGGGAGGCTATACCTCAAGACTGGGAAACTTTCATATCAATTTGGGATTCAGACTCCACATGTCTACCTACAAAGCCTTCCTACATATATTGTTGCCCGTGTGAGGTAGAGCTGTTGTGTTTAGGTAAGTGAGAGGCTCTGTGAGATCAGATCTAACCTGCTTCACCAGAACAATAGGATTCTGCAGCTATGGGCGTGAATTACATGGTGAAGGACACTAGCCCATTCCAGCATGCggcccttccccttctccccaaTTCCTTCTGTCTTGCTGAAAACCTCAGATTACATTTCTAAAGTTATCGACCAAGGTCTGTtcctttatttggccacttcctcctcctgaggctgactaccaaggtccagctatccaAGTATTAAAGttcagcaatcagaagccccctttggttcaccAAATTAACATGGTTGATCAAAATATACCTCAGCCTTCTaacccattctaacacagactcccctttttctctccttaaaaattttacttgcaaggtcatttgctggtgttttctgcctgagtcaggaAGCAGCCactatcccaggtgcatgaactggcttattggagcccattccctgtggtgggacaccttgctcagccttgatacaatggggaggggctaggctctccttcaacttggtgtgccagactttgttgactaccatgggaggccttacccactctgaggaatggatgggggtagagtgggagggaggtgaggaggcgggagaaggggagggagggggaactggggttgatatgtaaaatgaaaagaattttaataaatatatttaaaataaaaaaggaaagcagccactttaactcccccccccccccccacttaataaaggatctctgtgtgaacaggtgtttgggtgtggtttgtgcctgaTGCAGGGTCTGTGAGGGAGCCCCCACTGTGCAGGGCTGGGTGTCTCCTTCacatatttgtttttcatatgctAGATAAGGTAGGTTTCAAATTTAGAGTAACGCTAAGGTATCTGGGAAGGTTCTAAAGTCTGCTAATGCTCTGGCTTGTCTTATCTGGGTTCTGAAACCATTTGCTAGCTGACGCACGTTCTGAAGTTGAGGCTCTCCAAGGGGGCTGCTGGTTTTCCTTCGCTTGGCATGAGGGGCTTTGAGAGTAGATAGACAGGGACTGACAGTTGGTGTTGATTTTTAGATCGAGGAGAGGGAAAGCTGAGAAGCCACTGCAATGTTTAAAATGAGAGGTTAAGTCAATATTATGTACACCAAAAGTGAGAGATGTCTGGAGCAGGCGAGTGGGATTAATTCTGTGCTGTCAAATATGCATGGTCCTGGGATAAAAGGTATTCTTCAAAGCTATGTTGTGTGCGTTTTGTCCAACACAGGCTTTTCCCGCAGAGATTGAGGGATTCATCCCAGATGGTGTCATTTGAGTCTGTAGTTGTACGGCTTTGAGGAccatctttacacacacacaccacacacacaccacacacacacacatacacacacaacaccacacacacaccacacacacacacacacaccacacatacacacacacaccacacacacaccacacacacacaccacacacacacaccacacacacacacaccacacacacacacacacatacacacacacacacacatacacacacacacaccacacacacaccacacacacaccacacacacacaccacacatacacacacaccacacacacacaccacacacaccacacacaccacacacacacacaccacacacacacacacaccacacacacacacacacaccacacacacaccaccacacacacacacacacaccccacacacaccacacatacacacacaccacacacaccacacacacgcacacacacacacaccacacatacacacacaccacacgcacacacaccacacaccacacacacaccacacacacatacacacacacaccacacacacaccacacatacacacaccacacacacatacacacacacacaccacacacaccacacaccacacatacacaccacaccacacatacacacacaccacacatacacacacacaccacacacacacaccacacacaccacacaccacacaccacacacaccacacacacaccacacacaccacacacacacacacaccacacatacacacaccacacacacaccacacacacaccacacacacacacatacacaccacaccacacatacacacacaccacacatacacaacacacaccacacacacaccacacacacacacacacacacacacacacacacacacacacacacacaccacacgatACTTTAACCTTTGAGTTGAGCATAGTAAATTTCTCAGCGCTAATACATtgtattacatttacttattttctgtaatgtgtggtgtggaggtcagaagacaacttgatgGGTCCTGGAGGCCGTCAGGCATGGCTGAGCATGCTCGCCCGCCCGAGTAACCGCTTTTTATTGGGACACCGTGAAATACTTCCATGTGTCATTGAGTCAGCTTCTGGGCAAGGaatctggggggggggtggggtgggggcgtggCGAGCCGGAGCTCATGTTGAGGGCCGTATTTTACTCCGCAGGCGAGATCGAGTCCGTTTTGCGGCTGCCGTAA encodes the following:
- the Mrps16 gene encoding 28S ribosomal protein S16, mitochondrial, with translation MVHLTTFLCKAYRGGHLTIRLALGGCTNRPFYRIVAAHNKCPRDGRFVEQLGSYDPMPNSNGEKLVALNLDRIRHWIGCGAQLSKPMEKLLGLSGFYPLHPMMITNAERLRRKRAREVLLASQNTEPEPGETEAS